The Microbacterium forte sequence GACCAGCATCGGGGCTCCGAGTTCGAGGATGTCTGTCAGTACCAGTTGGAGTCCGAGGAAGACGATGCCGGCGCGCAGGAGCTTTTTCGCGGAGAAGTCTATGCCGTCGGAGGCTGCCGCTGGCAGCCGGACGACGTTGGCCAGGAGTACGCCAAGCACGATCGCGATAATGAGCGGGCTGACTCCCGGCAGCAGCAGGCTGACCCCGTACGATGCTCCGGCCGCGGCGAGGCAGAGGACAAGCCCGGGCAGCAGCGCGCGGACTCGGGCAAGCAGCGTGTGTTCCGGTCGGGCGGTCGCAACGTCCTGGGCATGGGTCATGCATCCATCATTTCCTCGGACCGCTCGTGCGAGTAGAGGCAGATACCGTCCGCCATACAAGTTATGCTTGTGCTTGGGAGGCGGAAGATGCGCAACGGGCCGGACTTGGAGGCACTGCGAGCCTTGGCGCTCGTCGTGAAGGAAAGCAGCATGTCGGCGGCAAGCACGCAGTTGGGCGTGAGTCAGCAGGCGGTGTCTCTGCGCATCCGGAAACTGGAAAAAGATTTGCGCGTGCGACTCCTGGTGCGTTCTGCACGGGGTTCGCGATTGACTCCGGCGGGCGAGCTGATTGTCGGCTGGGGAACAACGCTGCTGACGGCGGCCGATGAGTTCTCGGATGCTGTCGATTCGCTCCGCACGGATCGCGGGAAGATGATGCGCATCGCCGCGAGCCTCACGATCGCAGAACACCTCCTACCGGAATGGATCGCCCGGTGGCGCATCTCTCACGGCGATGACGGCCCGGTCGTTCAGCTCACAGCCGCCAACAGCAGCACGGTCGTCGAGGCCATACGCGAGGGAACCGCAGACCTCGGGCTCATCGAGACCCCTGTCGTTCCCGCCGGCCTCCGGTCAGTCACTGTTGCTTACGACACCATCGAAGTCGTTGTGCAGCACGGTCACCGGTGGGCGAAGACCCGCCAGGTGTCCGTTCGTGAACTGGCGGCCACTGGGTTGGTGCTCCGCGAGACCGGCAGCGGCACCCGACGAGCGCTCGAGAACGCCCTCGCCGTGGCGGGCTTTCCACTCGCAGCCGAGCCCGCAGCCGTGCTGACGACCACGCTCGGCGTTCGCAGCGCGATTATGGCCGGCATCGCCCCCGGCGCGCTGAGCTCCCTCGCAGTGTCCGAGGACACCCGTGCCGGCCGACTCGTCCGAGTTCGGATCAACAATCTCCAGATCACCCGCCCGCTCACCGCCATCTGGGCGGGGACGGCTCCGCCGCCTCATGTACGGGACTTCCTGGATGTCATCGCCCGAACTGACCGGTAACGATCGATTTCGGCGCGGTCTGTCGCCGTGAAGCATCGGGGTCAGTCTTTGGACTCATCACCGCCCCGGATCATAAGGAACCCTCCGGCGATCGCGGCAGCGAAGATCACGATGTCGGCAATGTTCCCGATGAACCAGTTCCCGTAGGCGAGGAAGTCAACGACGTGCCCCTGGGCGAATCCCGGATCCCGGAAGAGGCGGTCGCCTGCATGTGAGGCGGCAGCTCCACCGAGCGCGCCGACGATGACCGCCCACCCCAGGCGGCGAATCCGGAACGCGAACACGATCGCTGTGACGGTGGCTGCGACAGCGAGCAACGCGAACACCCAGGTGAAGCCCTCCCCGAACGAGAATGCCGCACCGGGGTTGTACGCGAGTTGCAGGCCAAGCAGGTCACCGATCAGCGGGATGCGCTCGCGCTCGGTGAGGGTCGCTTCGGCCCACGCTTTCGTCCCCTGATCGATCAGAACGACGACCAGCGCGATCAGGAGCGCTCCGCCGGTGAGCTGCCAACGCCGCGCGGACGGCAGCTGTCGCGCAACAGACGGCTGAGATTCTGCCTCGGACGATGTCATGCGAGGACCTCGATCAAGCGGACGATGACGCCGGATTCGATCAGGATGAACAGCCCAAGACCGATGAACACGGCCGGTACGAGCCAGTGCTCGACGCGCTCCAGTCCCTCGGTGACGGCCTTGTTGGTGCCGATCAGCCGCCCGGCGGCGCACCATACGGCGACGAGGATGAGGAACACGACGATCATGACGGCGACGTCGCCTGGCGTGCTGGTGCGGAAGATCGGCGTGTACAGGGAGATGTTGTCCGCACCGTTGGCGATCGTGATTCCCGCGACCCCCCATAGTCCAACCGCGGTGATCTTCGAGTCGTCATCATCGTCATCGCTGTTACGGCGCAGGCCGCGAATGAGCGTCCAGATGCCGATGCCGAGCGGGATCAGGCCGAGGAAGCCGACCCATTCGTCCGGGACGATGGTGAGGCCGAGCGCAGCGATCACACTGATTACGACGAGGGTGATGAAGCCGAGGTATTGACCTGCAACGATCTGCCATGGCCGGGGTTTTCCTCGGCTGGAGGCGAGGAACAGCACGGTGAGGACGACAATGTCGTCGATGTTGGTCGTGGCGAACAGGCCGATCGCTGACCCGATGGTGGCGAGCATCAGCTGGCCACCCGTGGTGTGCGGGTGCGGGCGGCACGTAGGCCGTTGAGGATCACGATGACCTCTGCGACCTCGTGCACCATGACGACGGCCGCGAGCCCAAGCACCCCGAAGAGTGCGAGCGGAAGCAGTGCGGTGATGATCAGCAGCGACAGGATGATGTTCTGGTTGATGATCCGGCGGCCCCGGCGGGCGTGGTCAAACGCCCGTGGGATGAGGCGGAGATCGTGACCGGTGAAGGCCACATCCGCGGATTCGATCGCCGCATCGGAGCCCGTGGCGCCCATAGCGATACCGACGTCCGCACCAGCAAGGGCTGGGGCATCGTTGATGCCGTCGCCGATCATTGCGACCGGCCCCGCCTTCGACAGCTCTCGAATCGCGGTCGCCTTGTCCTCAGGGCGCAGCTCGGCGCGCACGTCACTGATCCCGGCCTGCGCAGCCAGCGCATGAGCCGTGCGGGCGTTGTCGCCGGTGAGCATCGTCACACCAACGCCCTGACCTGTGAGTGTCCGGACGACCTCGGGGACTTCAGTGCGCAACTCGTCACGAACGCCGATCGCGGCGACCGGTGACCCGTCACAGTGGACGATCACGACGGTCATGCCCTGCTCCTCGAGAGCTACGACCCGGTTGCCGAGCTCGCCAGCGTCAAGCCAACGAGGACTTCCGACAGTGATTTTCGATCCGTCCGCGGTGCCGTCAATGCCATGGCCGGCCTGCTCGGTCACGTCTGCAGCTGCCGGAGTGCCCGGAGCGGCGGCGGTGATCGCGGCGGCGAGAGGATGCGTGCTGTGCTGCTCCAACGCGGCCGCCCAGGCCAGCGCCTGAGCCTCCGTCACACCATTGGTGGTGAGCACGGCGGTGACGGCGGGCTCGTTGCGGGTAAGGGTGCCGGTCTTGTCGACGGCGACGTGACGTACTGTGCCGAAGCGCTCGAAGACAGCGCCAGACTTGATGATCACGCCGAACTTACTTGCCGCACCGATCGCGGCGACGACCGTCAGCGGCACCGAAATTGCCAGTGCACACGGAGACGCCGCGACCAGCACAACGAGCGCGCGGGTTATCCATACCTCTGGATCTCCCAGCAGCGACCCGATGATCGCGACGAGCGCTGCGAGGATCAGCACACCGGGCACGAGCGGGCGGGCGATCTTGTCCGCGAGACGTGCACGCTCGCCCTTCTCGGTCTGCGCCTTCTCGACCAGCTCCACGATCGTGGTGAGCGAGTTGTCGGTGCCCGCAGCGGTCGTTTCGACCTCCAGCGCGCCGGCGCTGTTGATCGCACCGGCCGACACCGCATCGCCGGGCTCGACCTCGACGGGGATCGACTCCCCGGTGATCGCCGAGGTGTCCAGGCTGGAGCGGCCAGAACGGACGATCCCGTCGGTTGCGATCCGCTCGCCGGGACGGACCACCATGACCTGGCCGACCGTCAGCTCTCTCGCGGGCACCTGCGCAGAGACGCCGTTCTGCAGCACGGTCGCTGTCTCCGGCACGAGCTTCAGCAGCGCCCTCAGCCCGCCCCGGGCACGGTCCATCGCTTTGTCCTCGAGCGCCTCAGCAATCGAGTACAAGAACGCCAGAGCCGCAGCCTCCTCCACGTAGCCGAGGATGACCGCGCCGATCGCGCTGATCGTCATCAGCAGCCCGATACCGAGCTTGCCCTTGAACAGTTTCCGGATCGCGCCGGGCGTGAACGTCGACGCACCGAGGAGCAGACCGGCCCAGAACAACACCAGCGCCGGGATCTCGAGGCCGGACCATTCAAGGATCAGACCGGCCAGGAATGCGACACCGGAGAAGACCGGCACCATGATCCCACGGTCCCTCCACCAGGGCCGCACAACCTCTTCGGTCTCATCCTCCGCCGCAGTGGCAGGCTGGGCAGGCTCGTGCTCGCAGCCACACGCCGCGCTCACGCGTCCGCCCCCGTCCCACAGCAGCCAGCCACCGTGCACGCAGAGTCCACGCACGGCGCGTGCTCATCGACCGCCAGCGTCACGTCCACGAGCGCGACGAGCGCAGCCGTAAGATGCGGGTCGGCGATCTCGTAACGAGTCTGGCGACCCTCCGGCTCGGCAACGACAATCCCGCAGTCACGCAGGCAGGTGAGATGGTTCGACACGTTCGAACGCGTCAGCTCCAGCTCACGAGAGAGCACAGCCGGGTAGCTCGGTCCACCGAGCAGAGACATTAGGATTCGGGAACGCGTGGGATCGGCCATGGCCCGGCCGAGCCGGTTCATGACATCGAGGCGTGAGGAAATAGTCAGCACACACTGAACTATACAGTGATTGATGACCTATTGGAACGGCTTCACCCCAGGCGACATCTCTGGGGCCTGGGTGTAAGTACATCCGGCTCACACCCCACCGAATACGCCTACCGAAACCCGCTTACGGCGCACGTTTCTGGCATTCGATCTGGTGTGCCTTCACTCACCGCGCCGCAAACGATCGTTTTCGGCAGACCGATCGACTATGGGCCGAGGCCTCCAACGCGGTGCATCCGTCTCTCTTTAGAGCTGACCGAGCAGTTGCACGAACTCGTCGGCCATGGCGAGCTGCTCCGTGAGTTTCTGGCGACGCTGGTCGGCGCCGTCGCGGATGTCATCGATCCGGGCGCGCAACGCCACGTCGCTCGGGTCGACGGTGAGGGCGTCGACGACGTCGAGGAGTTCGCGCATCTCGTCGAGGGTGTATCCCAACGGTTTCATTCTGCGGATGATGAGGATGCGATCGACATCTTTCTCGGTGTAAAGCCGGAACCCGCCCTCCGTGCGCGCGGACGGCTGCACGAGCCCCACGTCGTCCCAGTGTCGAAGCGAGCGGAACGAGAGCGCCGTGCGCTCGGCCACTTCGCCGATCCGCATCGTCTCGACGGTCCTGTGTTCGTCTTCCACTGATTTCCCCACAACACTCACGTTACGTTAGAGTCTAGATCGGCGCGGCTCTCGCGCCCGCTCCCCTTATCTTTCCGTGTCGGCCTGACCGACGCCTGCGCACCGCTGCGCTCCCATTCGTTTCCCGCGCTCTCACGAGAGAGCCCAGCACCCGGAGGGCACATGACTGCCGTCACCCCCACCCGCGACTCCGCGTCGCGTTACCGCATCGAACCCACCGTCATGCAGGCGCTGCGCAGCCCGCGCCTTTTGACCCGTGAAGTCCTCGCGGGCCTCGTCGTCGCCCTTGCCCTGATCCCGGAGGCGATCGCGTTCTCGATCATCGCGGGCGTCGACCCCCGAGTCGGCCTGTTCTCGTCCTTCATCATGGCCGTCGCGATCGCGTTCCTCGGCGGACGCCCTGCCATGATCACCGCGGCCACCGGAGCAATCGCGCTCGTCATCGCGCCCGTCGCTCGTGAGTACGGCATGGACTACTTCATCGCCACGGTCCTGCTCGGTGGACTCATCCAGATCGTCCTCGCGTTGCTCGGGGTCGCCAAGCTGATGCGGTTCATCCCGCGCTCGGTGATGGTCGGGTTCGTGAACGCTCTGGCGATCTTGATCTTCACTTCGCAGTTTCCGCAGCTCATCGGCGTTCCCTGGCTGGTCTACCCGCTCGTCGCGGTCGGCCTGCTGGTGATGTATCTCATGCCGCGGATCACGAAGGTGATCCCGGCGCCACTCGTCGCGATCGTGCTGCTCACCGCGGCAGTCGTGGTCTTCGCGTGGAACGTGCCGAACGTGGGCGATCAGGGAGAACTTCCCGAGAGCTTGCCGGCGCTGTTCATTCCGAATGTGCCGCTCACCTTCGAGACGCTGCAGATCATCGCTCCCTACGCGCTGGCTATGGCCGTGGTCGGCCTGCTCGAGTCGCTCATGACCGCGAAGCTCGTTGACGACATCACCGACACCCACTCCCGCAAGACCCGCGAGGCACTTGGACAGGGCGCCGCGAACGTTCTCTCCGGCGCGTTCGGCGGCATGGGTGGCTGCGCGATGATCGGCCAGACCATGATCAACGTCAAAGCCTCCGGCGCACGCACCCGGATCTCGACCTTCCTCGCCGGCGTCTTCCTGCTGGTCCTCGTGCTCGCGCTCGGCGACGTGGTGGCGATCATTCCCATGGCAGCGCTCGTCGCCGTCATGATCCTCGTCTCGATTGCGACTTTCGACTGGCACAGCATCCGCCTGAGCACGCTCAAGCGCATGCCGAAGAGCGAGACCGCCGTCATGCTCATCACCGTCATCGCCACCGTCTGGACCCACAACCTCGCCGTTGGCGTCATCCTCGGAGTCGTGGCCGCGATGATCATGTTCGCCCGACGCGTCGCACACTTCGTCAGCGTCACCCGCACCCTCAGTGACGACGGCGACACAGCGCATTACGCCGTCGATGGAGAACTCTTCTTCGCCTCCAGCAACGACCTCACCACCCAGTTCGAGTACGGCGACGACCCCGACACGGTAGTCATCGACATGAGTCACTCCCACGTCTGGGACGCTTCCACCGTGGCCGCCCTCGACGCCATCGTCACCAAGTACGAAAACCACGGGAAGACCGTCACCATCCAAGGCCTGAACGACACCGCAGCAGCGTTCCACGGCCGCCTCACCGGAAACCTCGGCGCCGGGCACTGAGTCACGATTCACGCAAGAAGAAGGGGCGGCCTCGGGTCGCCCCTTCTTCGTCATCCACCGACGCCGCCGCTCCTCGACCCTCAAGCTCGGCATCGAGCGCGAGGCTCGGCCCTCCAGCGCGCCGAAACAGTCTGCCGAAACCGGCTTCCGGTGCACGTTTGCGGCACCCCTCGCAGAGCAGAATACGAAATCACGCCGTAAACGATCGTTTTCGGCACTCCACAACTACGGAGTATGCCCTTCGTCAGATGAGACCCACCGTAGGCTCAGAGGATGAGCACGGGTCAGGTGTTGCGCATCCCGTTCGAGTCGAAGGGGTTTGCAGGCGTCGTCACTGTAGACACGGTGACGAGCACGAACATTTCGCAGACTGGGCTGAACGCCCTTCTGAACGATGTGCCACACGAACGGCTCATCGGCTACCCGATCATGACGGCAACCGTTGAGCATGCCGGCTCCGGCTACAACGCTGTGTTCGCCTGGGTTCAGTTCGTGGAGATGACCCCCGCAGATGAATCGCCCTCGACAGCGTTCTTGGACAATATGCCGAGCCTGAACCAGCAGGGTCCTTTCAGTTCGCTTGGGTTTCTGCCGACGCTGTTTGACGCCCCCGCGAATCCCAACGCGCCAGACCTTCAATGGCGCGCCCATTCATATCTTGTCCGGTTCTCTGTTTACGAACCGCGAGTGATCACGCCGATTGCAGCGTTCCAATGGGGGTACGACCTATGCGCGGGAAAGCCCAGCGTCGTACATGCGACCCCTCTTCCCTGGCAAGACATGCTGCGCTGGACGAGCTCGCTGCCTGACTCGTTAGGCGGTTGGGACGTTAACGTAGCTCCCGACGCTGACTAGTGGCGAGCTCCTAGCGTCGCTGTCACCCGCACGCTCAGCCGAAAACCTCTGCCGCTTGGTGGTTACGCCGCGCGTTTTCGGCAGGCCTTCCGTTGCACACGCCAGGATCGCGCCGTAAACGATCGATTTCGGCTGCGATCGCGGCTATTCTCCGGGGGATCCCGTTGAACCACATCTCCGACATTTCTCGAGCTTCGGAGTGAGAGAGTGAGAGCGTGGAGATGAGGCGGAAGGGCAGAGCGGGCGCGATGTTCCTCTGCGCAATCGTGGCGACGACAACATTCACAGGATGCGCTGTCGAATACCATGGCTATCCCAGCGGAATAGATGGTGTGCTCTGGCGACAAGTCGCATCCTTCGAAGATCCTCTATCCCAGCGTCTCTACAGTCCCCCAGTTGATGGTCCGACGGCTTACCTCGACACCCTTCCTGGCGCACGGTGGGATGGCGACGCCCTCTCAGCGGCTGAGTTCGAGATCGAGCAGGGTGGCATCGTCCTCTACAACATCTCTTCGACGGATGCCTTCGCTCACGTCTCGGTGTTCATCGCCTCAGGACCACGACCGGCCATCCCGACCGATGATGGCTATGCCTACAACGGGCCAAGCGAGGTTTACACCTGCTACGACGTGAGGGCCGATTTTCGCTCGCAGCCAATGCCGTCAGCAGAACGAGACATCCTCACGAAGTGTCCAACACCCCTCGTGGAACTCTTAGCCGAGGATGCCGCATTTGCTAGTGGTGAGGTGTTCGACGGGTAGGCATCGACTTTTTCCGTCCGCCGGCGATCAACGGGAGCTGCCGAAAGCGCCTGCCGAAACGCGCTTCCGGCGAACGTTAGTGGCACCCTCGAAAGCGCACGACACCTGACCTCACCGTAAACGATCGTTTTCGGTGGGCTAAGGCGAGCAGGTTTGAACAGTCGGGGCGGGCATCTGGCGACCCCGCCCCGACTGTGCATCGCGAGGCAGTGCTCGAGCGATGCGGTGGCGTGCTGTGCACGCAGGTACGTGCTCGTGGGGGCGAGCACGTACGTCTCAGGGCTGCACGACGGGGAGGCCTGTCGTGGCGGCGGCGTCTTCCAGGGAGCCGAGGTTGAGGAGGTCGGTGAAGCCGGCCTGCTTCATCAGGTCGATGGCGACTCCTGCCCGGTTACCTGAACGGCAGTAGACGAGGTAGGTGGCTTCGGGGTCAAGGTCCGGCAGCGCAGCTTGGAGGTCGCCGCCCGTGACGTCGAGCAGGAGGGCGCCGTCGAGGTGGCCGGTGGCGCGCTCGGCGGGGGTGCGCACGTCGATGATGACCGCGTCGGGGCCGAGGTCAGCCTGTGGTGTGGGTGTGCTGGCGCAGGAGGTGAGCGTGAGTGCGGTGATGACGGCGAGGGTGGTGAGGGTTAGGCGGCCCATGTGCGTCCTTTCGTTGTGAGGGAGCGAGAGTGTCAGCGGTCGCAGGCGCCGTTGGCGCAGTGGCGGGTGGGCTGCCTACTGAAGCGTTGGTGCAGGGCACATCCCGCGCACCACCCGAGGGTGGCTTCTAGGAGCAGGACTGTGAAGCAGACTCCGCAGAGCCCGAGAGTCACGGGTAGCGGGACCATTCCAGCGCTCATCGTCACGCACGAGATAGCAGCGAGACCGAGGGCGAGCCACCAGGCGAAGACCTTCTGCGGCGCGCCCACCCAGTGCCGACGGCGGCGGCGTGTCAGAGCACGGCCGAGGGCGAGAGTGAGGGACAGCCGGTCGCTGATGAGTACGCGCGTCGTCATGTCGAGGAGGAAGAACATGCCGAACATCTGCAGCGGCCTGATGCTGTCGGAGGCGAGCGTGATGGTAAGGGCGGTGATGCCTATGGCGAGGAGGATGCCGGCGGCGATGCGGACGGCGTGCTCGTCGAGGACGGGCACCTCGTATCCGTCGACGTGTTCCCCGGTGCGGGGCGCGGTGTCGGTCGCGTGAGGCATGGGCTTCTTTCTGGTGGTGGTCAGGCGGAGAGCGTCTGAATGATGAGGGTGGCGAGCATGGTCAGCCCCACGGCCAGCACCAGAACCCCGAACCCGGTCCGGATGCCGGCAGCCGGGAGGCGATGCGACAGTGCCAGACCGATGAAGGATCCAGCGACGGCGAGCGCGGTGAAGGTGAGGACGATGGGCCAGTGGATGGCCACGGTCGTGATCTGGGTGAGGAAGCCGGCGGACGAGTTCACGGCGACGACTAGCAGCGATGTCCCCACTGCAGCGGCGATGGGCTGGCCGAGGAAGGTGAGGGCGGGGACGATGAGGAACCCGCCGCCTGCTCCCAGTGCCCCTGTGAGGACTCCCACGCCGAGTCCCGTAGCTGTCGTTCGGATTCCACGGACGACCGGCCGCGTCGGAGGGCGCGCCGCGCGTCCTCGTCGCGGCCGCATCATGGCGATCGCTGTGACGATCATGATCGCCGCGAACAGAACGGTGAGCACGGTTTCTGGTAGCAGCTGACCAACCATCCCGCCACCGATTCCCCCGATCAAGCCGGTCGCCGCGAAGACGCCGGCGACTTTCCAGCGCACCTCGCGTCGGCGCACACGGAAGGCGGCGGAGACGGCGCTGGTGATAGCGACGACGAAGAGAGAGGAGACGATCGTCTCCCTCGTTCCGATGCCCAGGACGAGGGAGAAGATGGGGAAAGTGAGGATGGAGCCCCCGCCGCCGAGGAGCCCGAGTGCGACACCGACAAGGGCCGCGAGAGTCATCGCGAGGATGATGGAGGTGTCCACTCGAGCTCCTCGGCCGCTCAGGCGGCCGTCGGCCGAGACGGCGTCGCGGCGAGCCAGGCGTTGTAGCTGCCTTCGATCTCGATGACGTCGAGGCCGGCCCGGCGCAGGGCGCTGGCGGCGACGCTGTTGCGGACGCCGCTCTGGCAGTAGGTGAGGATCTTGCCGGCGGGCAGTTCGTCGGTGTGCCAGAGGGCCCGACCACCGGAGAGCTGCGCGGCGCCGGGGATGTGCCCGGCGTTGTACTCGGTACGGTTTCGCACGTCGAG is a genomic window containing:
- a CDS encoding LysR family transcriptional regulator encodes the protein MRNGPDLEALRALALVVKESSMSAASTQLGVSQQAVSLRIRKLEKDLRVRLLVRSARGSRLTPAGELIVGWGTTLLTAADEFSDAVDSLRTDRGKMMRIAASLTIAEHLLPEWIARWRISHGDDGPVVQLTAANSSTVVEAIREGTADLGLIETPVVPAGLRSVTVAYDTIEVVVQHGHRWAKTRQVSVRELAATGLVLRETGSGTRRALENALAVAGFPLAAEPAAVLTTTLGVRSAIMAGIAPGALSSLAVSEDTRAGRLVRVRINNLQITRPLTAIWAGTAPPPHVRDFLDVIARTDR
- a CDS encoding signal peptidase II; the encoded protein is MTSSEAESQPSVARQLPSARRWQLTGGALLIALVVVLIDQGTKAWAEATLTERERIPLIGDLLGLQLAYNPGAAFSFGEGFTWVFALLAVAATVTAIVFAFRIRRLGWAVIVGALGGAAASHAGDRLFRDPGFAQGHVVDFLAYGNWFIGNIADIVIFAAAIAGGFLMIRGGDESKD
- a CDS encoding cadmium resistance transporter, which gives rise to MLATIGSAIGLFATTNIDDIVVLTVLFLASSRGKPRPWQIVAGQYLGFITLVVISVIAALGLTIVPDEWVGFLGLIPLGIGIWTLIRGLRRNSDDDDDDSKITAVGLWGVAGITIANGADNISLYTPIFRTSTPGDVAVMIVVFLILVAVWCAAGRLIGTNKAVTEGLERVEHWLVPAVFIGLGLFILIESGVIVRLIEVLA
- a CDS encoding heavy metal translocating P-type ATPase → MSAACGCEHEPAQPATAAEDETEEVVRPWWRDRGIMVPVFSGVAFLAGLILEWSGLEIPALVLFWAGLLLGASTFTPGAIRKLFKGKLGIGLLMTISAIGAVILGYVEEAAALAFLYSIAEALEDKAMDRARGGLRALLKLVPETATVLQNGVSAQVPARELTVGQVMVVRPGERIATDGIVRSGRSSLDTSAITGESIPVEVEPGDAVSAGAINSAGALEVETTAAGTDNSLTTIVELVEKAQTEKGERARLADKIARPLVPGVLILAALVAIIGSLLGDPEVWITRALVVLVAASPCALAISVPLTVVAAIGAASKFGVIIKSGAVFERFGTVRHVAVDKTGTLTRNEPAVTAVLTTNGVTEAQALAWAAALEQHSTHPLAAAITAAAPGTPAAADVTEQAGHGIDGTADGSKITVGSPRWLDAGELGNRVVALEEQGMTVVIVHCDGSPVAAIGVRDELRTEVPEVVRTLTGQGVGVTMLTGDNARTAHALAAQAGISDVRAELRPEDKATAIRELSKAGPVAMIGDGINDAPALAGADVGIAMGATGSDAAIESADVAFTGHDLRLIPRAFDHARRGRRIINQNIILSLLIITALLPLALFGVLGLAAVVMVHEVAEVIVILNGLRAARTRTPRVAS
- the cmtR gene encoding Cd(II)/Pb(II)-sensing metalloregulatory transcriptional regulator CmtR, encoding MLTISSRLDVMNRLGRAMADPTRSRILMSLLGGPSYPAVLSRELELTRSNVSNHLTCLRDCGIVVAEPEGRQTRYEIADPHLTAALVALVDVTLAVDEHAPCVDSACTVAGCCGTGADA
- a CDS encoding MerR family transcriptional regulator yields the protein MRIGEVAERTALSFRSLRHWDDVGLVQPSARTEGGFRLYTEKDVDRILIIRRMKPLGYTLDEMRELLDVVDALTVDPSDVALRARIDDIRDGADQRRQKLTEQLAMADEFVQLLGQL
- a CDS encoding SulP family inorganic anion transporter, translated to MTAVTPTRDSASRYRIEPTVMQALRSPRLLTREVLAGLVVALALIPEAIAFSIIAGVDPRVGLFSSFIMAVAIAFLGGRPAMITAATGAIALVIAPVAREYGMDYFIATVLLGGLIQIVLALLGVAKLMRFIPRSVMVGFVNALAILIFTSQFPQLIGVPWLVYPLVAVGLLVMYLMPRITKVIPAPLVAIVLLTAAVVVFAWNVPNVGDQGELPESLPALFIPNVPLTFETLQIIAPYALAMAVVGLLESLMTAKLVDDITDTHSRKTREALGQGAANVLSGAFGGMGGCAMIGQTMINVKASGARTRISTFLAGVFLLVLVLALGDVVAIIPMAALVAVMILVSIATFDWHSIRLSTLKRMPKSETAVMLITVIATVWTHNLAVGVILGVVAAMIMFARRVAHFVSVTRTLSDDGDTAHYAVDGELFFASSNDLTTQFEYGDDPDTVVIDMSHSHVWDASTVAALDAIVTKYENHGKTVTIQGLNDTAAAFHGRLTGNLGAGH
- a CDS encoding rhodanese-like domain-containing protein, giving the protein MGRLTLTTLAVITALTLTSCASTPTPQADLGPDAVIIDVRTPAERATGHLDGALLLDVTGGDLQAALPDLDPEATYLVYCRSGNRAGVAIDLMKQAGFTDLLNLGSLEDAAATTGLPVVQP
- a CDS encoding DUF4395 domain-containing protein, giving the protein MPHATDTAPRTGEHVDGYEVPVLDEHAVRIAAGILLAIGITALTITLASDSIRPLQMFGMFFLLDMTTRVLISDRLSLTLALGRALTRRRRRHWVGAPQKVFAWWLALGLAAISCVTMSAGMVPLPVTLGLCGVCFTVLLLEATLGWCAGCALHQRFSRQPTRHCANGACDR
- a CDS encoding sulfite exporter TauE/SafE family protein is translated as MDTSIILAMTLAALVGVALGLLGGGGSILTFPIFSLVLGIGTRETIVSSLFVVAITSAVSAAFRVRRREVRWKVAGVFAATGLIGGIGGGMVGQLLPETVLTVLFAAIMIVTAIAMMRPRRGRAARPPTRPVVRGIRTTATGLGVGVLTGALGAGGGFLIVPALTFLGQPIAAAVGTSLLVVAVNSSAGFLTQITTVAIHWPIVLTFTALAVAGSFIGLALSHRLPAAGIRTGFGVLVLAVGLTMLATLIIQTLSA